TAAAAAGTCTTTCATTATGACTCAATACGCAGAGCTATATATCAGAGAGAGCCATATTGCATGGAATTCCGGTGTCTATTTTTTCCGACAGACACTCGAGGTTCACATCTGTGTTCAGGAAGAGTGCATCGGGTATTGGGTACCAAGTTGCTATTGAGTAAAACTTtacatcctcagaccgacgacCAGTCTGAGAAAGtaattcagatcttggaggatctaCCGAGGGCTAGCGTGATTGACCTCCAtggcagctgggagccgaagttacctcttgtggggttcacatacaacaacatcTATCAAgaatctattggtatggctccttacgaggcagTTTATGGGAGAAAGTGCAGATCATCGatatattgggatgaggtaggtgaaagggcagagttgggtccagacaTCGTCAGCCAAACTGCAGAactagtagtcaagatccgagataggaAGAATATTaatcagagccgacagaagagttatgtagATAAGCGACGCAGAGATCTAAAGTTTGCAGTGGGTGACAACGTGTTTGTGAAAGTTACACCCATGAGGGGTGTAATaggatttggcaagaaaggaaaactcAGTCCTAGATACATATGGCCGTTTGAGATTctcgagagagttgggacactagcctacAGAGTTGCAATGCCGCTAAATCTTGctggagttcataatgtgttccacatctcgatGGTGCGGAAGTACATGTTGAATCTTTCGCATGTGATGAATTTTGAGCCTCTACAGTTGACACCCAACCAGACTTTCGAGGAAAGACCTACTCAAATTTCTGACAGATATGAAAGGAGACTCTGGAACAAAGTGATccaaatggtcaaagtcaagtggctaaatcactccGAGGAAGATgatac
This window of the Primulina tabacum isolate GXHZ01 chromosome 4, ASM2559414v2, whole genome shotgun sequence genome carries:
- the LOC142541914 gene encoding uncharacterized protein LOC142541914, which codes for MAPYEAVYGRKCRSSIYWDEVGERAELGPDIVSQTAELVVKIRDRKNINQSRQKSYVDKRRRDLKFAVGDNVFVKVTPMRGVIGFGKKGKLSPRYIWPFEILERVGTLAYRVAMPLNLAGVHNVFHISMVRKYMLNLSHVMNFEPLQLTPNQTFEERPTQISDRYERRLWNKVIQMVKVKWLNHSEEDDTWETEAEMRSHYPQRFGNKTEKGKIQPEVKLRTDHLALGQ